A section of the Schistosoma haematobium chromosome ZW, whole genome shotgun sequence genome encodes:
- the TMEM65_1 gene encoding Transmembrane protein 65 (EggNog:ENOG410WGSE~COG:S), whose amino-acid sequence MFNTAFLRDTDRLNEFKIALNNRSQALQDLLKEEETTTEDNWKGIKEALTSTCQEVLGLNKHHHKEWISIETLDKIKERKNKKTEINNSRTRAEKVEAQTEYIEANKQVKKSIKAEKQKYVEELAMTAEKAAREGNMKQLYDTTKKLAGRYSKPERPVKDKEGGPITEIQQQRNRWVEYSEEFLNMPAPMNPPDIEAAHTDLPTDVNPPTKEEIRMAVRQIKNGKVAGPDNIPAEVRH is encoded by the coding sequence atgttcaatacagccttccttcgagatactgacagactcaatgaattcaagatagctctcaacaacaggtcccaagccttacaggatctactgaaggaagaagaaactactacggaggacaactggaaaggtatcaaagaagcattaacttcaacgtgtcaagaggttttGGGcctcaacaagcatcatcataaggagtggatctccATAGAAACattggacaagatcaaagaaaggaagaacaagaagacagaaattaacaacagccgaacacgagcagagaaagtcgaGGCACaaactgagtacatagaagcaaacaagcaagtgaagaagagcattaaagccgaaaagcagaaatacgtggaagaactagcaatgacggcagaaaaagctgcaagagaaggaaatatgaaacagctgtatgatacaacgaagaaactagcagggagatatagtaaaccagagagaccggtcaaggacaaagaaggcgggccaatcactgaaattcaacaacagcggaacagatgggtagagtactccGAGGAATTCCTGAATatgccggctccaatgaatccaccggacatcgaagcagcacacacagatctccCTACagacgtcaacccaccaacgaaggaagaaatcagaatggccgtcagacaaatcaagaacgggaaagtagcgggacccgacaacataccagctgaagtcagacattga